The following proteins come from a genomic window of Diceros bicornis minor isolate mBicDic1 chromosome 4, mDicBic1.mat.cur, whole genome shotgun sequence:
- the POGZ gene encoding pogo transposable element with ZNF domain isoform X4, translated as MADTDLFMECEEEELEPWQKISDVIEDSVVEDYNSVDKTTTAGNSLVQQGGQPLILTQNPTPGLGTVVTQPVLRPVQVMQNANHVTSSPVASQPIFITTQGFPVRNVRPVQNAMNQVGIVLNVQQGQTVRPITLVPAPGTQFVKPTVGVPQVFSQMTPVRPGSTMPVRPTTNTFTTVIPATLTIRSTVPQSQSQQTKSTPSTSTTPTATQPTSLGQLAVQPPGQSNQTPNPKLAPSFPSPPAVSIASFVTVKRPGVTGENSNEVAKLVNTLNTIPSLGQSPGPVVVSNNSSAHGSQRTSGPESSMKVTSSIPVFDLQDGGRKICPRCNAQFRVTEALRGHMCYCCPEMVEYQKKGKSLDSEPSVPSAAKPPSPEKTAPVASTPSSTPIPALSPPTKVPEPNENVGEAVQTKLIMLVDDFYYGRDGGKVAQLTNFPKVATSFRCPHCTKRLKNNIRFMNHMKHHVELDQQNGEVDGHTICQHCYRQFSTPFQLQCHLENVHSPYESTTKCKICEWAFESEPLFLQHMKDTHKPGEMPYVCQVCQYRSSLYSEVDVHFRMIHEDTRHLLCPYCLKVFKNGNAFQQHYMRHQKRNVYHCNKCRLQFLFAKDKIEHKLQHHKTFRKPKQLEGLKPGTKVTIRASRGQPRSVPVSSSEAPPSTLQEAAPLTSSADPLPVFLYPPVQRNIQKRAVRKMSVMGRQTCLECSFEIPDFPNHFPTYVHCSLCRYSTCCSRAYANHMINNHVPRKSPKYLALFKNSVSGIKLACTSCTFVTSVGDAMAKHLVFNPSHRSSSILPRGLTWISHARHGQSRDRVHDRNLKNMYLPPSFLSNKAATVKSVGATPAEPEELPTPMAQALPSPASTVTPPPTPTHPQALALPSLATEGAECLNVDDQDEGSPVTQEPEPASGGGSSSGVGKKEQLSVKKLRVVLFALCCNTEQAAEHFRNPQRRIRRWLRRFQASQGENLEGKYLSLEAEEKLAEWVLTQREQQLPVNEETLFQKATKIGRSLEGGFKISYEWAVRFMLRHHLTPHARRAVAHTLPKDVAENAGLFIEFVQRQIHNQDLPLSMIVAIDEISLFLDTEVLSSDDRKENALQTVGTGEPWCDVVLAILADGTVLPTLVFYRGQMDQPANVPDSILLEVKESGYSDDEIMELWSTRVWQKHTACQRSKGMLVMDCHRTHLSEEVLAMLSASSTLPAVVPAGCSSKIQPLDVCIKRTVKNFLHKKWKEQAREMADTACDSDVLLQLVLVWLAEVLGVIGDCPELVQRSFLVASVLPGPDGNINSPTRNADMQEELIASLEEQLKLSGEQSEEPSASTPRPRSSPEETIEPESLHQLFEGESETESFYGFEEADLDLMEI; from the exons CTGGCAATTCTTTGGTCCAACAAGGTGGACAGCCGCTCATCCTAACCCAGAATCCAACCCCAGGTCTGGGCACAGTGGTTACTCAACCAGTATTGAGGCCTGTCCAGGTCATGCAGAATGCCAATCATGTGACTAGTTCCCCTGTGGCCTCCCAACCAATATTCATCACTACACAG GGATTTCCTGTAAGAAATGTTCGGCCTGTACAAAATGCAATGAATCAGGTTGGGATTGTGCTGAACGTACAGCAAGGCCAAACGGTTAGACCAATTACACTAGTCCCAG CCCCAGGTACCCAGTTTGTTAAGCCGACAGTTGGAGTCCCACAAGTGTTCTCTCAGATGACCCCAGTGAGGCCAGGCTCCACAATGCCTGTGCGGCCCACCACCAACACCTTCACCACCGTCATCCCAGCCACTCTCACCATTCGAAGCACCGTCCCACAGTCCCAGTCCCAGCAGACCAAGTCCACTCCCAGCACTTCCACCACTCCCACCGCCACACAGCCAACCTCATTGGGACAACTAGCTGTTCAGCCGCCAGGCCAATCCAACCAGACCCCGAATCCCAAGCTAG ctccctccttcccctctccaccTGCAGTGAGCATTGCCAGCTTTGTCACTGTGAAGCGACCTGGGGTTACAGGTGAAAATAGCAATGAAGTGGCCAAACTGGTGAATACCCTTAACACCATCCCTTCCCTGGGCCAGAGTCCTGGGCCAGTTGTGGTATCCAACAACAGCTCTGCCCATGGCTCTCAAAGAACCAGCGGACCTGAGTCTTCAATGAAAG TTACTTCTTCCATCCCAGTGTTTGATCTCCAGGATGGTGGACGGAAAATATGTCCCCGGTGTAATGCTCAATTCCGTGTTACTGAAGCTTTGAGAGGTCACATGTGT TACTGTTGCCCAGAAATGGTTGAATatcagaagaaaggaaagtctctggaTTCAGAACCCAGTGTCCCATCAGCAGCAAAGCCCCCATCCCCTGAGAAAACTGCTCCTGTTGCTTCCACACCGTCTTCTACACCTATTCCTGCTCTGTCACCACCTACCAAAGTACCAGAGCCAAATGAGAATGTGGGTGAAGCTGTCCAGACCAAGCTCATTATGCTAGTAGATGACTTCTACTATGGACGGGATGGTGGCAAAGTAGCCCAACTCACAAACTTCCCTAAGGTTGCCACATCTTTCCGATGCCCGCATTGTACCAAAAGGCTAAAAAACAACATTCG ATTCATGAACCATATGAAACACCACGTAGAACTCGATCAGCAGAATGGTGAGGTGGATGGTCATACTATCTGCCAACACTGTTATCGCCAGTTTTCCACTCctttccagctccagtgccactTGGAAAATGTTCATAGTCCCTATGAATCAACTA CCAAGTGCAAGATCTGTGAGTGGGCATTTGAGAGTGAGCCACTATTTCTCCAGCATATGAAGGATACTCATAAGCCTGGAGAGATGCCTTATGTTTGCCAG GTGTGTCAGTATCGCTCCTCCCTCTACTCTGAGGTAGATGTCCATTTTCGGATGATCCATGAGGATACTCGGCATCTCCTCTGCCCTTATTGCCTGAAGGTCTTCAAAAATGGCAATGCATTCCAGCAGCATTACATGAGGCACCAG aaGAGGAATGTTTATCACTGCAACAAATGCCGGCTGCAGTTTCTCTTTGCCAAGGACAAAATTGAACACAAGCTTCAACACCATAAAACCTTCCGTAAACCCAAGCAGCTGGAAGGTTTGAAACCAGGCACCAAG GTGACAATCCGGGCTTCCCGAGGGCAGCCACGATCTGTTCCTGTATCCTCCAGTGAGGCACCTCCCAGCACTTTGCAGGAGGCAGCGCCACTGACTTCCTCAGCGGACCCTCTGCCCGTCTTCCTTTATCCCCCCGTCCAGCGCAACATCCAGAAGAGAGCTGTTAGGAAAAT GAGTGTCATGGGCCGGCAAACATGTCTAGAGTGCAGCTTTGAGATCCCGGATTTCCCTAATCATTTCCCTACTTATGTTCACTGCTCGCTTTGTCGCTATAGCACCTGCTGCTCTCGAGCTTATGCCAACCACATGATCAA CAATCATGTTCCACGGAAGAGCCCCAAGTATTTGGCTTTGTTTAAAAATTCTGTGAG TGGAATCAAGCTGGCCTGCACTTCATGTACCTTTGTTACCTCTGTGGGAGATGCCATGGCCAAGCATTTGGTATTCAACCCCTCTCACAGATCCAGCAGCATCCTGCCACGGG GACTCACTTGGATATCTCATGCAAG ACATGGCCAGAGTCGTGACCGAGTGCATGACCGGAACTTGAAGAATATgtaccttcctccttccttcctctctaatAAAGCGGCCACTGTGAAATCTGTGGGGGCTACCCCAGCTGAACCTGAAGAGCTACCAACTCCCATGGCCCAGGCACTCCCATCACCAGCCTCAACTGTAACCCCACCACCAACCCCCACTCACCCCCAGGCTTTAGCCCTTCCATCCTTAGCTACAGAAGGGGCTGAATGTCTGAATGTTGATGACCAGGATGAAGGGAGCCCAGTCACCCAGGAACCTGAGCCAGCATCCGGGGGCGGTAGTAGCAGTGGAGTTGGCAAGAAGGAGCAGCTGTCTGTGAAGAAGCTTCGAGTGGTACTATTTGCCCTATGCTGCAATACAGAACAGGCAGCTGAACACTTCCGAAACCCCCAGCGACGCATCCGGCGTTGGCTTCGGCGTTTCCAGGCCTCCCAGGGGGAGAATCTGGAGGGCAAATATTTGAGCTTAGAAGCAGAAGAGAAACTGGCTGAGTGGGTGCTGACCCAACGAGAGCAACAGCTACCTGTAAATGAGGAGACCTTGTTCCAGAAGGCCACCAAAATAGGACGTTCTTTGGAGGGAGGGTTTAAGATCTCGTATGAGTGGGCTGTGCGTTTCATGCTACGGCACCACCTGACTCCCCATGCCCGAAGAGCTGTGGCCCACACCCTACCTAAGGATGTGGCAGAGAATGCAGGACTCTTCATTGAATTTGTACAACGGCAGATTCACAACCAGGACTTACCCTTGTCTATGATCGTAGCTATTGATGAGATCTCCTTGTTCCTGGATACAGAGGTGCTGAGCAGTGATGACCGAAAGGAGAATGCCCTGCAGACAGTGGGCACAGGGGAACCTTGGTGTGATGTGGTGCTGGCCATTCTAGCAGATGGTACTGTCCTCCCCACCCTGGTTTTCTACCGTGGACAAATGGATCAGCCAGCTAACGTGCCAGACTCGATATTGCTAGAGGTGAAGGAGAGTGGCTACAGTGATGATGAGATCATGGAGCTGTGGTCAACCCGAGTGTGGCAGAAGCACACAGCTTGCCAGCGCAGTAAAGGCATGCTCGTGATGGACTGTCATCGCACTCACTTGTCAGAAGAGGTGCTAGCTATGCTGAGTGCCTCTAGCACTTTGCCGGCAGTGGTCCCAGCAGGCTGTAGCTCCAAAATCCAGCCATTAGACGTATGCATCAAACGAACTGTCAAGAACTTCCTGCACAAAAAGTGGAAGGAACAGGCTCGGGAAATGGCAGATACTGCATGTGATTCTGATGTCCTGCTTCAACTGGTGCTGGTCTGGCTGGCTGAGGTGCTGGGTGTCATTGGGGACTGTCCAGAGCTAGTTCAGCGGTCCTTCCTTGTGGCTAGCGTTCTGCCTGGCCCTGATGGCAACATTAACTcacctacaagaaatgctgacaTGCAGGAGGAGCTAATTGCCTCCCTAGAGGAGCAACTGAAGCTGAGCGGGGAACAGTCTGAGGAGCCCTCAGCTTCCACTCCGAGACCCAGGTCATCTCCCGAAGAGACAATTGAACCTGAAAGCCTTCACCAGCTCTTTGAGGGTGAAAGCGAGACCGAGTCCTTCTATGGCTTTGAAGAAGCTGACCTAGATCTGATGGAGATTTGA
- the POGZ gene encoding pogo transposable element with ZNF domain isoform X6 has translation MADTDLFMECEEEELEPWQKISDVIEDSVVEDYNSVDKTTTVSVSQQPVSAPVPIAAHASVAGHLSASTTISSSGAQNSDSTKKTLVTLIANNNAGNSLVQQGGQPLILTQNPTPGLGTVVTQPVLRPVQVMQNANHVTSSPVASQPIFITTQGFPVRNVRPVQNAMNQVGIVLNVQQGQTVRPITLVPAPGTQFVKPTVGVPQVFSQMTPVRPGSTMPVRPTTNTFTTVIPATLTIRSTVPQSQSQQTKSTPSTSTTPTATQPTSLGQLAVQPPGQSNQTPNPKLVTSSIPVFDLQDGGRKICPRCNAQFRVTEALRGHMCYCCPEMVEYQKKGKSLDSEPSVPSAAKPPSPEKTAPVASTPSSTPIPALSPPTKVPEPNENVGEAVQTKLIMLVDDFYYGRDGGKVAQLTNFPKVATSFRCPHCTKRLKNNIRFMNHMKHHVELDQQNGEVDGHTICQHCYRQFSTPFQLQCHLENVHSPYESTTKCKICEWAFESEPLFLQHMKDTHKPGEMPYVCQVCQYRSSLYSEVDVHFRMIHEDTRHLLCPYCLKVFKNGNAFQQHYMRHQKRNVYHCNKCRLQFLFAKDKIEHKLQHHKTFRKPKQLEGLKPGTKVTIRASRGQPRSVPVSSSEAPPSTLQEAAPLTSSADPLPVFLYPPVQRNIQKRAVRKMSVMGRQTCLECSFEIPDFPNHFPTYVHCSLCRYSTCCSRAYANHMINNHVPRKSPKYLALFKNSVSGIKLACTSCTFVTSVGDAMAKHLVFNPSHRSSSILPRGLTWISHARHGQSRDRVHDRNLKNMYLPPSFLSNKAATVKSVGATPAEPEELPTPMAQALPSPASTVTPPPTPTHPQALALPSLATEGAECLNVDDQDEGSPVTQEPEPASGGGSSSGVGKKEQLSVKKLRVVLFALCCNTEQAAEHFRNPQRRIRRWLRRFQASQGENLEGKYLSLEAEEKLAEWVLTQREQQLPVNEETLFQKATKIGRSLEGGFKISYEWAVRFMLRHHLTPHARRAVAHTLPKDVAENAGLFIEFVQRQIHNQDLPLSMIVAIDEISLFLDTEVLSSDDRKENALQTVGTGEPWCDVVLAILADGTVLPTLVFYRGQMDQPANVPDSILLEVKESGYSDDEIMELWSTRVWQKHTACQRSKGMLVMDCHRTHLSEEVLAMLSASSTLPAVVPAGCSSKIQPLDVCIKRTVKNFLHKKWKEQAREMADTACDSDVLLQLVLVWLAEVLGVIGDCPELVQRSFLVASVLPGPDGNINSPTRNADMQEELIASLEEQLKLSGEQSEEPSASTPRPRSSPEETIEPESLHQLFEGESETESFYGFEEADLDLMEI, from the exons CTGGCAATTCTTTGGTCCAACAAGGTGGACAGCCGCTCATCCTAACCCAGAATCCAACCCCAGGTCTGGGCACAGTGGTTACTCAACCAGTATTGAGGCCTGTCCAGGTCATGCAGAATGCCAATCATGTGACTAGTTCCCCTGTGGCCTCCCAACCAATATTCATCACTACACAG GGATTTCCTGTAAGAAATGTTCGGCCTGTACAAAATGCAATGAATCAGGTTGGGATTGTGCTGAACGTACAGCAAGGCCAAACGGTTAGACCAATTACACTAGTCCCAG CCCCAGGTACCCAGTTTGTTAAGCCGACAGTTGGAGTCCCACAAGTGTTCTCTCAGATGACCCCAGTGAGGCCAGGCTCCACAATGCCTGTGCGGCCCACCACCAACACCTTCACCACCGTCATCCCAGCCACTCTCACCATTCGAAGCACCGTCCCACAGTCCCAGTCCCAGCAGACCAAGTCCACTCCCAGCACTTCCACCACTCCCACCGCCACACAGCCAACCTCATTGGGACAACTAGCTGTTCAGCCGCCAGGCCAATCCAACCAGACCCCGAATCCCAAGCTAG TTACTTCTTCCATCCCAGTGTTTGATCTCCAGGATGGTGGACGGAAAATATGTCCCCGGTGTAATGCTCAATTCCGTGTTACTGAAGCTTTGAGAGGTCACATGTGT TACTGTTGCCCAGAAATGGTTGAATatcagaagaaaggaaagtctctggaTTCAGAACCCAGTGTCCCATCAGCAGCAAAGCCCCCATCCCCTGAGAAAACTGCTCCTGTTGCTTCCACACCGTCTTCTACACCTATTCCTGCTCTGTCACCACCTACCAAAGTACCAGAGCCAAATGAGAATGTGGGTGAAGCTGTCCAGACCAAGCTCATTATGCTAGTAGATGACTTCTACTATGGACGGGATGGTGGCAAAGTAGCCCAACTCACAAACTTCCCTAAGGTTGCCACATCTTTCCGATGCCCGCATTGTACCAAAAGGCTAAAAAACAACATTCG ATTCATGAACCATATGAAACACCACGTAGAACTCGATCAGCAGAATGGTGAGGTGGATGGTCATACTATCTGCCAACACTGTTATCGCCAGTTTTCCACTCctttccagctccagtgccactTGGAAAATGTTCATAGTCCCTATGAATCAACTA CCAAGTGCAAGATCTGTGAGTGGGCATTTGAGAGTGAGCCACTATTTCTCCAGCATATGAAGGATACTCATAAGCCTGGAGAGATGCCTTATGTTTGCCAG GTGTGTCAGTATCGCTCCTCCCTCTACTCTGAGGTAGATGTCCATTTTCGGATGATCCATGAGGATACTCGGCATCTCCTCTGCCCTTATTGCCTGAAGGTCTTCAAAAATGGCAATGCATTCCAGCAGCATTACATGAGGCACCAG aaGAGGAATGTTTATCACTGCAACAAATGCCGGCTGCAGTTTCTCTTTGCCAAGGACAAAATTGAACACAAGCTTCAACACCATAAAACCTTCCGTAAACCCAAGCAGCTGGAAGGTTTGAAACCAGGCACCAAG GTGACAATCCGGGCTTCCCGAGGGCAGCCACGATCTGTTCCTGTATCCTCCAGTGAGGCACCTCCCAGCACTTTGCAGGAGGCAGCGCCACTGACTTCCTCAGCGGACCCTCTGCCCGTCTTCCTTTATCCCCCCGTCCAGCGCAACATCCAGAAGAGAGCTGTTAGGAAAAT GAGTGTCATGGGCCGGCAAACATGTCTAGAGTGCAGCTTTGAGATCCCGGATTTCCCTAATCATTTCCCTACTTATGTTCACTGCTCGCTTTGTCGCTATAGCACCTGCTGCTCTCGAGCTTATGCCAACCACATGATCAA CAATCATGTTCCACGGAAGAGCCCCAAGTATTTGGCTTTGTTTAAAAATTCTGTGAG TGGAATCAAGCTGGCCTGCACTTCATGTACCTTTGTTACCTCTGTGGGAGATGCCATGGCCAAGCATTTGGTATTCAACCCCTCTCACAGATCCAGCAGCATCCTGCCACGGG GACTCACTTGGATATCTCATGCAAG ACATGGCCAGAGTCGTGACCGAGTGCATGACCGGAACTTGAAGAATATgtaccttcctccttccttcctctctaatAAAGCGGCCACTGTGAAATCTGTGGGGGCTACCCCAGCTGAACCTGAAGAGCTACCAACTCCCATGGCCCAGGCACTCCCATCACCAGCCTCAACTGTAACCCCACCACCAACCCCCACTCACCCCCAGGCTTTAGCCCTTCCATCCTTAGCTACAGAAGGGGCTGAATGTCTGAATGTTGATGACCAGGATGAAGGGAGCCCAGTCACCCAGGAACCTGAGCCAGCATCCGGGGGCGGTAGTAGCAGTGGAGTTGGCAAGAAGGAGCAGCTGTCTGTGAAGAAGCTTCGAGTGGTACTATTTGCCCTATGCTGCAATACAGAACAGGCAGCTGAACACTTCCGAAACCCCCAGCGACGCATCCGGCGTTGGCTTCGGCGTTTCCAGGCCTCCCAGGGGGAGAATCTGGAGGGCAAATATTTGAGCTTAGAAGCAGAAGAGAAACTGGCTGAGTGGGTGCTGACCCAACGAGAGCAACAGCTACCTGTAAATGAGGAGACCTTGTTCCAGAAGGCCACCAAAATAGGACGTTCTTTGGAGGGAGGGTTTAAGATCTCGTATGAGTGGGCTGTGCGTTTCATGCTACGGCACCACCTGACTCCCCATGCCCGAAGAGCTGTGGCCCACACCCTACCTAAGGATGTGGCAGAGAATGCAGGACTCTTCATTGAATTTGTACAACGGCAGATTCACAACCAGGACTTACCCTTGTCTATGATCGTAGCTATTGATGAGATCTCCTTGTTCCTGGATACAGAGGTGCTGAGCAGTGATGACCGAAAGGAGAATGCCCTGCAGACAGTGGGCACAGGGGAACCTTGGTGTGATGTGGTGCTGGCCATTCTAGCAGATGGTACTGTCCTCCCCACCCTGGTTTTCTACCGTGGACAAATGGATCAGCCAGCTAACGTGCCAGACTCGATATTGCTAGAGGTGAAGGAGAGTGGCTACAGTGATGATGAGATCATGGAGCTGTGGTCAACCCGAGTGTGGCAGAAGCACACAGCTTGCCAGCGCAGTAAAGGCATGCTCGTGATGGACTGTCATCGCACTCACTTGTCAGAAGAGGTGCTAGCTATGCTGAGTGCCTCTAGCACTTTGCCGGCAGTGGTCCCAGCAGGCTGTAGCTCCAAAATCCAGCCATTAGACGTATGCATCAAACGAACTGTCAAGAACTTCCTGCACAAAAAGTGGAAGGAACAGGCTCGGGAAATGGCAGATACTGCATGTGATTCTGATGTCCTGCTTCAACTGGTGCTGGTCTGGCTGGCTGAGGTGCTGGGTGTCATTGGGGACTGTCCAGAGCTAGTTCAGCGGTCCTTCCTTGTGGCTAGCGTTCTGCCTGGCCCTGATGGCAACATTAACTcacctacaagaaatgctgacaTGCAGGAGGAGCTAATTGCCTCCCTAGAGGAGCAACTGAAGCTGAGCGGGGAACAGTCTGAGGAGCCCTCAGCTTCCACTCCGAGACCCAGGTCATCTCCCGAAGAGACAATTGAACCTGAAAGCCTTCACCAGCTCTTTGAGGGTGAAAGCGAGACCGAGTCCTTCTATGGCTTTGAAGAAGCTGACCTAGATCTGATGGAGATTTGA